The Pseudophryne corroboree isolate aPseCor3 chromosome 3 unlocalized genomic scaffold, aPseCor3.hap2 SUPER_3_unloc_77, whole genome shotgun sequence genome window below encodes:
- the LOC134984723 gene encoding gastrula zinc finger protein XlCGF17.1-like: MLSPDCDIKDNDSRQDSPGANPITPIIHPALSADPSDPGKCSPDHSDIGASVTALTVDTEFPCAIDAKCFTQNTKRINPQTAKAGERQFPCSECGKCFTYKSAFVTHQRYHTGDRPFPCSECGKCFIQKSRLVIHERSHTGEKPFTCSECGKCFIQKSTLVIHERSHTGEKPFPCSECEKCFIYKSQLVRHERSHTGEKPFPCSECGKCFIQRSALFIHKKSHTGEKPFPCSECGKCFVHKSVLVTHQRSHTGEKPFPCSECGKCFVQKSVLVAHQRSHTGEKPFPCSECGKCFVHKSVLVTHQRSHTGEKPFPCFECGKCFVQKSVLVAHQRSHTGEKPFPYSECGKCFAQKSHLVRHERSHTCSEC, translated from the coding sequence atgttatccccggattgtgacataaaagataatgacagtagacaggattctccaggagctaaccccattaccccaattatacatccagctctatcagctgatccctctgatcctgggaaatgttctcctgatcactctgatattggtgcatctgttacagctctgacagtagatacagagtttccatgtgctatagatgccaaatgttttacacagaacacaaagcgtattaaCCCTCagacagctaaggcaggtgagaggcaatttccgtgttctgagtgtgggaaatgttttacatacaaatcagcttttgttacacatcagagatatcacacaggtgataggccatttccgtgttctgagtgtggaaaatgttttatacaaaaatcacgtcttgttatacatgagagaagtcacactggtgaaaaaccatttacatgttctgagtgtggaaaatgttttattcaaaaatcaactcttgttatacatgagagaagtcacactggtgagaaaccatttccatgttctgagtgtgagaaatgttttatatataagtcacaacttgttagacatgagagaagtcatacaggtgagaaaccatttccatgttctgagtgtggaaaatgttttattcaaagatcagctctttttatacataagaaaagtcacacaggtgagaaaccatttccatgttctgagtgtgggaaatgttttgtacacaaatcagttcttgttacacatcagagaagtcacacaggtgagaaaccatttccatgttctgagtgtgggaaatgttttgtacagaaatcagttcttgttgcacatcagagaagtcacacaggtgagaaaccatttccatgttctgagtgtgggaaatgttttgtacacaaatcagttcttgttacacatcagagaagtcacacaggtgagaaaccatttccatgttttgagtgtgggaaatgttttgtacagaaatcagttcttgttgcacatcagagaagtcacacaggtgagaaaccatttccatattctgagtgtgggaaatgttttgcacagaaatcacatctcgttagacatgagagaagtcacacatgtTCTGAGTGTTAG